A single window of Mangifera indica cultivar Alphonso chromosome 18, CATAS_Mindica_2.1, whole genome shotgun sequence DNA harbors:
- the LOC123202475 gene encoding protein MODIFIER OF SNC1 11-like: MATITDKLTAVNNTGAAPSSLEGNLETTVNTTDRVQNTTVGVKKDGEDSKATTVAAPVTDTQKKKRRAERFGMPVQLSEQEKRNSRAERFGTATKTSASEVLKTSEELKRKARAERFGLPVPLSASDEEVKKKARLARFAPYSKPDSVEEDKRKARALRFSGSSSSSVSQVNGQGNIEPEAAIADNAGGGA; the protein is encoded by the exons ATGGCAACCATCACAGACAAACTCACGGCCGTGAACAACACTGGCGCCGCACCATCCTCACTGGAGGGAAACCTTGAAACCACTGTGAACACCACAGATCGGGTCCAAAACACTACCGTCGGGGTTAAGAAGGACGGTGAGGATTCCAAGGCGACAACCGTCGCTGCCCCGGTCACCGATACTCAGAAGAAGAAACGCCGAGCTGAGCGTTTTGGTATGCCTGTACAGTTGTCTGAGCAAGAGAAGCGTAATTCACGAGCTGAAAG GTTTGGAACTGCAACCAAGACAAGTGCATCAGAAGTATTGAAGACATCAGAGGAATTGAAGAGAAAGGCTAGAGCAGAAAG GTTTGGGCTTCCTGTGCCACTTTCAGCTAGTGACGAGGAGGTAAAAAAGAAAGCTCGGCTTGCCAGGTTTGCACCGTATTCCAAACCAGACTCTGTGGAGGAAGACAAAAGAAAAGCAAGGGCCCTTCG TTTCTCTGGATCTTCATCCAGTTCTGTCTCACAAGTAAATGGACAGGGAAATATTGAACCG GAGGCAGCTATTGCTGACAATGCTGGTGGAGGTGCCTAA